One segment of Opitutaceae bacterium DNA contains the following:
- a CDS encoding glycosyltransferase, with protein sequence MTICHIVASLDPRHGGPSKAVLALSRAQAGLGNRVELLASGPGARLEEEGSLTVRILRGGLPKALCPMPGLRSTLERISPDIVHVHGLWLRPLHTAHQFANKAGVPLVISPRGMMSPWAWRHHRWNKAFAERFVHPGAFQAASGWHATSAEEAQDIRDLGFIQPVCMAPLGVDVPADIDLAGARSQWNEICPATLTQRTALFYSRFHGKKRILELIDLWIELAPRDWMLLLVGIPEQYSVRQLRSYIYRSGGSDRIEVHDGAGRPAPYPAASLCLLPSHSENFGSVVAEALAAGIPALVTDSTPWKALASEDAGWCVPWKDYAGALREALAESPEQLKARGQRARAWAARAFSWSVGGRLLEAFYAGLRHARETAS encoded by the coding sequence ATGACCATTTGCCATATCGTTGCGAGCCTAGACCCACGGCATGGCGGTCCAAGCAAGGCGGTCCTCGCGCTGTCCCGGGCCCAGGCTGGACTGGGCAATCGCGTTGAGCTCCTTGCGTCGGGTCCCGGGGCCAGATTGGAGGAGGAGGGCTCGCTGACTGTGAGGATCCTGCGCGGAGGCCTCCCCAAGGCGCTGTGTCCAATGCCCGGGCTTCGCTCGACGCTTGAAAGGATCAGTCCTGACATCGTTCACGTGCACGGACTGTGGCTCAGGCCGCTTCATACCGCTCACCAGTTTGCGAACAAGGCGGGCGTTCCGCTGGTCATTTCGCCCCGCGGCATGATGTCGCCATGGGCATGGCGGCACCACCGCTGGAACAAGGCTTTCGCGGAGCGATTTGTTCACCCCGGTGCGTTTCAGGCGGCATCCGGCTGGCATGCAACCAGTGCCGAGGAAGCGCAAGACATCCGGGACCTTGGGTTCATCCAGCCCGTATGCATGGCGCCACTCGGTGTCGACGTGCCGGCGGACATCGACCTCGCCGGCGCGCGTTCCCAATGGAATGAAATCTGCCCCGCCACGCTGACACAGCGCACCGCCCTTTTCTATTCACGCTTTCATGGGAAGAAGCGCATCCTCGAACTGATCGACCTCTGGATAGAACTGGCACCCAGGGACTGGATGCTCCTCCTGGTCGGCATCCCGGAACAGTATTCCGTGAGACAGCTCCGCTCCTATATCTATCGCTCCGGAGGATCCGACCGGATTGAGGTGCATGACGGCGCGGGACGCCCCGCACCCTATCCCGCCGCATCCCTGTGCCTGCTGCCCTCCCACTCCGAAAACTTTGGATCTGTCGTGGCCGAGGCCCTGGCAGCCGGCATTCCCGCGCTGGTTACCGACAGCACGCCGTGGAAGGCGCTGGCATCCGAGGATGCCGGCTGGTGCGTCCCCTGGAAGGACTACGCCGGTGCCCTGCGCGAAGCGCTTGCCGAGAGCCCGGAGCAGTTGAAGGCGCGTGGACAACGAGCCCGGGCATGGGCGGCCCGCGCATTTTCATGGTCGGTTGGAGGCCGTCTGCTCGAGGCGTTCTATGCGGGCCTCCGGCACGCGCGCGAAACGGCGTCATGA
- a CDS encoding glycosyltransferase family 4 protein — translation MRLTIVMGFFLPVPAVSGGAMEKIWGRLAGLFAARGHEVCVISRTWPGLPDRETIGGLTHLRIPGRDHTRSLPRNLWRDFLWGRRVAPALPPADLVVCNTVSLPFLIAGRRRDPGRVAVVLGRMPKGQVRLYGKVDLILATSQAVADKAIRENPGAASRVSVLRQSIDWAGLRRHSRQAARAGPVTIAYVGRIHPEKGLELLLDAAAGLAKGRHTLPEWRLVLMGPVDVREGGGGAGYLASLQRRYQPLLADRLEFRGPSYDSEILSEVYGSIDIFCYPSLATRGEGLSVAPLEAMAAGAAPVLSRLDCYRDVIVSGVNGLQFDQSARDRVGQLEDCLFRLLNDSSLRTGIAARAQESVRRYDFESTADDLLAQFARLTGLPAQT, via the coding sequence ATGCGCCTGACAATCGTCATGGGTTTCTTCCTTCCCGTGCCCGCCGTGAGCGGGGGCGCGATGGAAAAGATATGGGGACGTCTCGCCGGGCTGTTTGCGGCGCGCGGTCACGAGGTGTGCGTGATCTCGCGCACCTGGCCCGGCCTCCCGGATCGGGAAACGATCGGAGGACTCACCCACCTGCGCATTCCCGGGCGCGATCACACGCGCTCACTGCCGCGCAACCTGTGGCGCGATTTTCTTTGGGGGCGACGCGTGGCCCCGGCGTTGCCGCCTGCAGACCTGGTGGTGTGCAATACGGTTTCGCTGCCTTTCCTCATCGCGGGCCGCCGCCGTGATCCCGGCCGCGTGGCGGTCGTGCTCGGTCGCATGCCAAAGGGACAGGTGCGCCTCTACGGAAAGGTGGATCTCATCCTCGCAACCTCGCAGGCCGTCGCCGACAAGGCGATCCGCGAAAACCCCGGAGCCGCCAGCCGTGTATCCGTTCTCCGACAGTCAATTGATTGGGCAGGGCTCCGGCGGCACTCCCGCCAGGCCGCCCGTGCTGGGCCAGTCACGATCGCCTATGTCGGAAGAATTCATCCCGAGAAAGGGTTGGAGCTGCTCCTCGACGCCGCTGCCGGTCTTGCCAAAGGACGTCATACGCTGCCCGAGTGGAGGTTGGTGCTCATGGGACCGGTCGACGTTCGAGAAGGCGGCGGTGGTGCGGGCTACCTGGCATCGTTGCAAAGGCGATACCAGCCTCTCCTCGCCGACCGCCTCGAATTTCGCGGACCCAGCTATGACTCGGAGATATTGAGCGAAGTCTATGGATCCATCGACATCTTCTGCTATCCGAGCCTTGCAACCCGGGGAGAGGGATTGAGCGTCGCTCCGCTGGAGGCCATGGCCGCCGGCGCTGCGCCCGTATTGTCGCGCCTCGATTGCTACCGCGATGTCATTGTCTCCGGCGTCAACGGCCTCCAATTCGACCAATCCGCCCGGGATCGGGTCGGCCAATTGGAAGACTGCCTGTTCAGGCTGCTGAACGATTCCTCCCTTAGAACAGGGATCGCCGCGCGGGCGCAGGAAAGCGTGCGGCGGTATGATTTCGAATCCACCGCGGACGACCTGCTCGCGCAGTTTGCGCGGTTGACCGGCCTGCCTGCTCAAACCTAG
- a CDS encoding glycosyltransferase family 4 protein translates to MTLQPNTVTARAARLAIVLSHPTQYYSPWFRWLSENTSLKIRVFYLWNAGATPTHDPGFDRTIAWDVDLLCGYDHEFVPNSSSHPTSERFSGLHNPGLTRRLDAWKPDAILLFGYAYASHMIVILWNWFRRVPLLFRGDSHLLGRPPHRGLRGLAMRTLFARFAGVTYVGKANRDYFKAFGVPESRLFFAPHAVNSRHFSPELSTHQQRARALRGRLGISADATLVLFAGKLVPWKQPRLLLDAFLELAPANTVLLYVGDGPEKSALQAQAAAFDAAGVSVHFLPFANQSEMPACYLAASLFVLPSNGIHESWGLAVNEAMEMGTPCLVSDRVGCQQDLVSDGETGWVFPSEEPAALGTTLARALDDLHSRGAGIRRAVRQRIRRYSYEHAAAGLQLALESALAR, encoded by the coding sequence GTGACCCTGCAACCGAACACCGTGACTGCACGGGCTGCGCGGCTCGCGATCGTGCTCTCGCATCCCACCCAGTACTACAGCCCGTGGTTCCGCTGGCTGTCGGAAAACACGTCGCTGAAAATTCGCGTCTTCTACCTCTGGAATGCGGGCGCGACACCCACGCATGACCCCGGATTCGATCGCACCATCGCCTGGGATGTGGACCTCCTGTGCGGTTATGATCACGAATTCGTGCCCAACAGCTCCAGTCATCCCACAAGCGAACGCTTTTCGGGGCTCCACAACCCCGGTCTCACCCGCCGCCTGGATGCGTGGAAACCCGATGCCATTCTCCTGTTCGGATACGCCTATGCGAGCCACATGATTGTCATCCTGTGGAACTGGTTCAGGAGGGTTCCCCTGCTGTTCCGCGGGGACTCCCACCTGCTCGGCCGACCACCACACCGCGGGCTCCGCGGGCTGGCCATGCGGACCCTCTTCGCGCGGTTTGCCGGCGTCACCTATGTCGGGAAGGCGAACCGCGACTATTTCAAGGCGTTCGGCGTCCCTGAATCACGGCTCTTCTTCGCGCCGCATGCCGTCAACAGTCGTCATTTCTCCCCCGAACTTTCCACCCACCAGCAGCGCGCCCGTGCGCTTCGCGGACGGCTCGGCATTTCGGCCGATGCGACTCTGGTGCTTTTTGCCGGGAAACTCGTGCCCTGGAAGCAACCCCGCCTTCTGCTCGACGCGTTTCTCGAACTCGCTCCGGCAAACACCGTCCTTCTCTATGTCGGCGACGGCCCGGAGAAGTCCGCCCTCCAGGCTCAGGCCGCCGCATTCGACGCGGCCGGTGTCTCGGTGCATTTTCTTCCCTTTGCGAATCAAAGCGAAATGCCGGCGTGTTATCTGGCGGCCTCCCTGTTTGTCCTTCCCTCTAATGGCATCCATGAGAGCTGGGGACTGGCAGTCAACGAGGCGATGGAGATGGGGACCCCGTGCCTGGTCAGCGACCGCGTGGGATGCCAGCAGGATCTCGTGAGCGACGGCGAAACCGGCTGGGTCTTTCCGTCGGAGGAGCCGGCCGCCCTGGGAACGACCCTCGCGCGCGCCCTCGATGACCTTCACTCCCGGGGTGCCGGGATCCGCCGCGCTGTTCGCCAGCGCATCCGCCGGTACTCCTACGAGCACGCCGCGGCCGGCCTGCAGCTGGCCCTGGAATCCGCACTTGCACGCTGA